The following coding sequences lie in one Monomorium pharaonis isolate MP-MQ-018 chromosome 1, ASM1337386v2, whole genome shotgun sequence genomic window:
- the LOC105835418 gene encoding serine/arginine-rich splicing factor 1B: MSHGGRNECRIYVGNLPPDIRTKDIQDLFYKFGKVTFVDLKNRRGPPFAFVEFDDPRDAEDAVHARDGYDYDGYRLRVEFPRGGGPSNNFRGGRGAGDSSRGGRGEMSNSRGRGPPARRSQYRVLVSGLPPSGSWQDLKDHMREAGDVCFADVYKDGTGVVEFLRHDDMKYAVKKLDDSRFRSHEGEVAYIRVKEDHSGGDRGRSEDRERGRTRSRSYSPRRRGSPTYSPLRRNYSRSRSRSRSRSYD; encoded by the exons ATGTCTCATGGCGGCAGAAACGAGTGCAGAATATACGTGGGCAATTTGCCACCGGATATCCGTACGAAGGACATCCAAGATCTCTTCTACAAGTTCGGTAAAGTTACTTTCGTCGACCTGAAAAACCGCCGGGGCCCGCCCTTCGCATTCGTCGAATTTGATGATCCAAG AGATGCGGAAGACGCGGTACACGCGAGGGACGGTTACGATTACGATGGCTACAGATTGAGGGTCGAGTTTCCGCGCGGCGGTGGCCCCAGCAACAATTTCCGCGGCGGACGTGGTGCCGGGGACAGCAGCCGAGGCGGCCGCGGCGAGATGAGCAATTCCCGCGGCCGCGGTCCTCCCGCGCGACGATCGCAGTACAGAGTCCTGGTCAGCGGACTGCCACCCTCGGGTAGTTGGCAGGACCTCAAGGATCATATGCGCGAAGCCGGCGACGTGTGCTTTGCAGACGTCTACAAGGACGGCACCGGCGTCGTCGAATTTCTGAGACACGACGACATGAAGTACGCTGTAAAAAAGCTGGACGACTCGAGATTCAGATCGCACGAG GGTGAAGTAGCTTACATCCGTGTGAAGGAAGACCATAGCGGTGGTGACAGGGGACGCAGCGAAGATAGGGAGAGGGGTCGTACTCGTTCGCGAAGCTACAGTCCACGGCGCCGTGGTTCTCCTACTTACTCGCCGTTGCGGCGTAATTATTCGCGCTCAAGATCTCGTTCCAGATCTCGCTCTTACGACTAG
- the LOC105836846 gene encoding catenin alpha isoform X1, whose amino-acid sequence MSDHFGPITLKWDPKNLEIRTMSVEKTLEPLVLQVTTLVNTKGPSKKKKGKSKRASALVGTVEKATTNFIEKGEKIAYENPDITAEMLSAVEEVRKTGAAMSIAAREFSEDPCSSLKRGNMVRAARNLLSAVTRLLILADMVDVHLLLKSLYVVEDDLKKLKNASSQGELIQNIKEFGRNAAELIHQAAKRQQELKDPQLRDDLAAARAVLKKHSTMLLTASKVFVQHPDLAAAKANRDYVLKQVCEAVNTINDVAQGKTPPDSQHPYDGPGELAAALDDFDERMVMSPLAYNEVRTRPSLEERLESIISGAALMADSSCTRDERRERIVAECNAVRQALQDLLSEYMNNMGVKEQSEGLERAIDHMCRKTRDLRRQLRKAVVDHVSDSFLETSAPLQALYEAAEKGWVKEVEEYAIIFTEHANKLVEVANLVCSMSNNEDGVKMVRYAAAQIENLCPQVINAARVWAARNTEVAKENMKVFRQAWENQMRVLTEAVDDITTIDDFLAVSENHILDDVNKCVLALQVRPGDADTLDRHAGAILGRSARVCNVVQAEMDNYEPCIYTKRVLEAVKVLRKQVMPNFEQRVEEAVNALRSNPAQEVDENDFIDASRLVYDGVREIRRAVLMNRADEDLDPEDVELDEHYTLETRSKSSAQTGEHGVDEYPEISGITTAREAMRKMPEEDKQKILQQVEYFRSEKLKFDKEVAKWDDAGNDIIVLAKHMCMIMMEMTDFTRGRGPLKTTMDVINAAKKISEAGTKLDKLTRQIADQCPESSTKKDLLAYLQRIALYCHQMNITSKVKADVQNISGELIVSGLDSATSLIQAAKNLMNAVVLTVKASYVASTKYPRQSTVTYSPIVIWKMKAPEKKPLVRPERPEEVRAKVRKGSQKKVQNPIHALSEFQSPTESV is encoded by the exons atgtctGACCACTTTGGGCCAATTACGTTGAAATGGGATCCCAAAAACTTGGAGATACGGACTATGTCCGTGGAGAAAACATTGGAGCCGCTGGTGCTTCAAGTCACCACCCTGGTGAACACAAAGGGTCCCAGCAAGAAGAAGAAGGGAAAGTCAAAGAGGGCTAGCGCACTTGTCGGAACTGTGGAAAAGGCAACCACCAATTTTATTGAGAAGGGTGAGAAGATCGCCTATGAAAATCCAGATATCACAGCTGAGATGCTGAGTGCTGTAGAGGAAGTAAGAAAAACAGGAGCAGCAATGAGCATTGCTGCCag AGAATTTTCCGAGGATCCATGCTCATCCTTGAAACGAGGCAACATGGTGCGAGCCGCGAGAAATTTGTTGTCGGCGGTCACACGATTGCTCATTCTCGCAGACATGGTGGACGTTCATCTTCTCTTGAAATCGCTTTACGTCGTGGAGGACGATCTGAAGAAGCTGAAGAACGCCTCCTCCCAGGGAGAGTTGATCCAGAATATCAAGGAATTTGGTAGAAACGCTGCCGAATTGATTCACCAGGCGGCGAAGCGTCAGCAGGAGCTGAAGGATCCACAACTCAGAGACGATCTGGCAGCTGCCCGTGCCGTCCTCAAGAAGCACTCTACTATGTTGCTCACTGCGTCAAAAGTGTTTGTGCAGCATCCCGACCTGGCGGCGGCCAAAGCGAATCGCGATTACGTGCTGAAGCAGGTGTGCGAGGCCGTGAACACGATAAACGACGTGGCTCAAGGGAAAACGCCGCCCGATAGTCAGCATCCTTACGATGGCCCCGGCGAACTGGCCGCCGCGCTGGATGACTTTGATGAGAGAATGGTGATGTCACCACTCGCCTACAACGAGGTCCGTACGCGACCAAGCCTTGAGGAGAGATTGGAGAGTATTATCAGCGGCGCGGCATTGATGGCTGATTCATCGTGTACTCGTGACGAGCGTAGAGAGCGAATTGTCGCGGAATGTAATGCTGTCAGACAGGCGCTTCAGGATCTTCTGAGTGAATACATGAACAAC ATGGGTGTTAAGGAACAATCTGAGGGCTTGGAGAGAGCGATAGATCACATGTGCAGAAAGACCCGTGATCTTCGCAGACAGTTGCGCAAAGCTGTGGTGGATCACGTGTCGGACAGTTTCTTAGAAACAAGCGCACCGTTACAGGCTTTGTACGAAGCTGCGGAAAAAGGTTGGGTCAAGGAGGTGGAAGAGTATGCGATTATTTTCACGGAGCACGCAAATAAACTAGTGGAG GTGGCCAATTTGGTATGCAGTATGTCCAACAATGAGGATGGCGTAAAAATGGTTCGTTACGCTGCGGCGCAAATCGAGAACTTGTGTCCGCAGGTGATAAACGCTGCGCGCGTGTGGGCCGCTCGAAATACGGAGGTTGCGAAGGAAAACATGAAGGTATTCCGTCAGGCTTGGGAGAATCAAATGCGTGTCTTGACGGAGGCCGTGGACGACATTACTACGATCGATGATTTTTTGGCCGTCTCTGAGAATCATATTTTGGACGACGTCAACAAGTGCGTTTTGGCGTTGCAAGTGCGTCCCGGTGACGCCGATACCCTAGACAGACACGCGGGTGCGATACTCGGCCGTTCTGCTAGGGTATGCAATGTTGTGCAGGCCGAGATGGATAACTACGAGCCGTGTATTTACACCAAGCGAGTTCTCGAAGCGGTAAAGGTTCTCAGGAAGCAAGTGATGCCAAACTTCGAACAACGAGTAGAAGAAGCTGTAAATGCGCTGCGAAGTAATCCGGCACAAGAAGTGGATGAGAACGATTTCATTGACGCGTCCAGACTTGTATACGATGGAGTTCGCGAGATTAGGCGTGCTGTGCTTATGAATAGA GCGGATGAAGACTTAGACCCTGAGGATGTGGAATTGGATGAACATTACACGCTAGAAACACGTAGCAAGTCTAGTGCTCAAACCGGAGAACACGGGGTGGACGAGTATCCAGAGATCAGTGGCATCACGACTGCTCGCGAGGCGATGAGAAAAATGCCAGAAGAAGACAAGCAAAAGATTTTGCAGCAGGTGGAATACTTTAGAAGTGAAAAGCTCAAGTTTGACAAAGAGGTAGCGAAATGGGACGACGCTGGCAATGACATCATCGTTCTCGCTAAACACATGTGTATGATAATGATGGAGATGACGGACTTTACTCGTGGTCGAGGTCCTCTAAAGACGACTATGGACGTTATAAATGCGGCAAAAAAGATCTCGGAAGCTGGCACGAAATTGGACAAGTTAACCAGACAAATCGCTGATCAGTGCCCAGAAAGTTCCACCAAGAAGGATCTCCTTGCATACTTGCAACGCATAGCGCTCTATTGCCATCAGATGAATATTACGAGTAAAGTGAAAGCGGATGTACAGAATATTAGTGGCGAGCTGATTGTTTCTGGCCTAGATAGCGCAACCTCCCTGATACAGGCTGCTAAAAACTTGATGAACGCTGTTGTGCTTACCGTCAAGGCTTCCTATGTCGCATCAACGAAATATCCACGACAATCTACAGTAACG TAT TCTCCTATTGTCATATGGAAGATGAAAGCCCCGGAGAAGAAACCATTGGTGCGTCCCGAGAGACCCGAGGAAGTAAGAGCGAAAGTGCGTAAAGGTTCACAGAAGAAAGTGCAAAATCCTATACATGCACTCTCAGAATTTCAGAGCCCTACCGAGAGCGTTTAA
- the LOC105832352 gene encoding polyadenylate-binding protein-interacting protein 2, with the protein MKMKIPNGGSGNGTYYGQEMGITSYVVDNIDPEVQAEVQAIGDGDFSEYLWMENEEEFDKQVLQQLEEEELMEECLEAMLEEERQHQRNMSSTAWSTATGTSDNNATELCQQLSSLRMQDDLAKQSTLNPDAAEFIPACKSTVVPPVSTSTETTVTTEPS; encoded by the exons ATGAAAATGAAGATCCCGAACGGAGGGTCTGGAAATGGGACGTATTACGGACAGGAGATGGGCATCACTTCCTATGTTGTTGATAACATCGACCCAGAGGTGCAGGCCGAGGTGCAAGCGATAGGCGACGGCGACTTCTCAGAGTATCTCTGGATGGAGAATGAAGAGGAGTTTGATAAGCAG GTGCTCCAACAACTGGAAGAGGAAGAGCTGATGGAGGAATGTCTCGAGGCAATGCTGGAGGAGGAGAGGCAACACCAGAGGAATATGAGCTCCACCGCTTGGTCCACGGCTACTGGCACTTCCGACAATAACGCCACCGAGCTCTGTCAGCAGTTGAGCAGTCTGAGGATGCAGGACGATCTTGCCAAAcag AGCACGCTAAATCCAGACGCGGCCGAATTTATTCCTGCGTGCAAATCGACTGTGGTACCACCTGTAAGTACATCGACAGAAACCACAGTCACTACAGAGCCGTCGTAG
- the LOC105836846 gene encoding catenin alpha isoform X2: MSDHFGPITLKWDPKNLEIRTMSVEKTLEPLVLQVTTLVNTKGPSKKKKGKSKRASALVGTVEKATTNFIEKGEKIAYENPDITAEMLSAVEEVRKTGAAMSIAAREFSEDPCSSLKRGNMVRAARNLLSAVTRLLILADMVDVHLLLKSLYVVEDDLKKLKNASSQGELIQNIKEFGRNAAELIHQAAKRQQELKDPQLRDDLAAARAVLKKHSTMLLTASKVFVQHPDLAAAKANRDYVLKQVCEAVNTINDVAQGKTPPDSQHPYDGPGELAAALDDFDERMVMSPLAYNEVRTRPSLEERLESIISGAALMADSSCTRDERRERIVAECNAVRQALQDLLSEYMNNMGVKEQSEGLERAIDHMCRKTRDLRRQLRKAVVDHVSDSFLETSAPLQALYEAAEKGWVKEVEEYAIIFTEHANKLVEVANLVCSMSNNEDGVKMVRYAAAQIENLCPQVINAARVWAARNTEVAKENMKVFRQAWENQMRVLTEAVDDITTIDDFLAVSENHILDDVNKCVLALQVRPGDADTLDRHAGAILGRSARVCNVVQAEMDNYEPCIYTKRVLEAVKVLRKQVMPNFEQRVEEAVNALRSNPAQEVDENDFIDASRLVYDGVREIRRAVLMNRADEDLDPEDVELDEHYTLETRSKSSAQTGEHGVDEYPEISGITTAREAMRKMPEEDKQKILQQVEYFRSEKLKFDKEVAKWDDAGNDIIVLAKHMCMIMMEMTDFTRGRGPLKTTMDVINAAKKISEAGTKLDKLTRQIADQCPESSTKKDLLAYLQRIALYCHQMNITSKVKADVQNISGELIVSGLDSATSLIQAAKNLMNAVVLTVKASYVASTKYPRQSTVTSPIVIWKMKAPEKKPLVRPERPEEVRAKVRKGSQKKVQNPIHALSEFQSPTESV, from the exons atgtctGACCACTTTGGGCCAATTACGTTGAAATGGGATCCCAAAAACTTGGAGATACGGACTATGTCCGTGGAGAAAACATTGGAGCCGCTGGTGCTTCAAGTCACCACCCTGGTGAACACAAAGGGTCCCAGCAAGAAGAAGAAGGGAAAGTCAAAGAGGGCTAGCGCACTTGTCGGAACTGTGGAAAAGGCAACCACCAATTTTATTGAGAAGGGTGAGAAGATCGCCTATGAAAATCCAGATATCACAGCTGAGATGCTGAGTGCTGTAGAGGAAGTAAGAAAAACAGGAGCAGCAATGAGCATTGCTGCCag AGAATTTTCCGAGGATCCATGCTCATCCTTGAAACGAGGCAACATGGTGCGAGCCGCGAGAAATTTGTTGTCGGCGGTCACACGATTGCTCATTCTCGCAGACATGGTGGACGTTCATCTTCTCTTGAAATCGCTTTACGTCGTGGAGGACGATCTGAAGAAGCTGAAGAACGCCTCCTCCCAGGGAGAGTTGATCCAGAATATCAAGGAATTTGGTAGAAACGCTGCCGAATTGATTCACCAGGCGGCGAAGCGTCAGCAGGAGCTGAAGGATCCACAACTCAGAGACGATCTGGCAGCTGCCCGTGCCGTCCTCAAGAAGCACTCTACTATGTTGCTCACTGCGTCAAAAGTGTTTGTGCAGCATCCCGACCTGGCGGCGGCCAAAGCGAATCGCGATTACGTGCTGAAGCAGGTGTGCGAGGCCGTGAACACGATAAACGACGTGGCTCAAGGGAAAACGCCGCCCGATAGTCAGCATCCTTACGATGGCCCCGGCGAACTGGCCGCCGCGCTGGATGACTTTGATGAGAGAATGGTGATGTCACCACTCGCCTACAACGAGGTCCGTACGCGACCAAGCCTTGAGGAGAGATTGGAGAGTATTATCAGCGGCGCGGCATTGATGGCTGATTCATCGTGTACTCGTGACGAGCGTAGAGAGCGAATTGTCGCGGAATGTAATGCTGTCAGACAGGCGCTTCAGGATCTTCTGAGTGAATACATGAACAAC ATGGGTGTTAAGGAACAATCTGAGGGCTTGGAGAGAGCGATAGATCACATGTGCAGAAAGACCCGTGATCTTCGCAGACAGTTGCGCAAAGCTGTGGTGGATCACGTGTCGGACAGTTTCTTAGAAACAAGCGCACCGTTACAGGCTTTGTACGAAGCTGCGGAAAAAGGTTGGGTCAAGGAGGTGGAAGAGTATGCGATTATTTTCACGGAGCACGCAAATAAACTAGTGGAG GTGGCCAATTTGGTATGCAGTATGTCCAACAATGAGGATGGCGTAAAAATGGTTCGTTACGCTGCGGCGCAAATCGAGAACTTGTGTCCGCAGGTGATAAACGCTGCGCGCGTGTGGGCCGCTCGAAATACGGAGGTTGCGAAGGAAAACATGAAGGTATTCCGTCAGGCTTGGGAGAATCAAATGCGTGTCTTGACGGAGGCCGTGGACGACATTACTACGATCGATGATTTTTTGGCCGTCTCTGAGAATCATATTTTGGACGACGTCAACAAGTGCGTTTTGGCGTTGCAAGTGCGTCCCGGTGACGCCGATACCCTAGACAGACACGCGGGTGCGATACTCGGCCGTTCTGCTAGGGTATGCAATGTTGTGCAGGCCGAGATGGATAACTACGAGCCGTGTATTTACACCAAGCGAGTTCTCGAAGCGGTAAAGGTTCTCAGGAAGCAAGTGATGCCAAACTTCGAACAACGAGTAGAAGAAGCTGTAAATGCGCTGCGAAGTAATCCGGCACAAGAAGTGGATGAGAACGATTTCATTGACGCGTCCAGACTTGTATACGATGGAGTTCGCGAGATTAGGCGTGCTGTGCTTATGAATAGA GCGGATGAAGACTTAGACCCTGAGGATGTGGAATTGGATGAACATTACACGCTAGAAACACGTAGCAAGTCTAGTGCTCAAACCGGAGAACACGGGGTGGACGAGTATCCAGAGATCAGTGGCATCACGACTGCTCGCGAGGCGATGAGAAAAATGCCAGAAGAAGACAAGCAAAAGATTTTGCAGCAGGTGGAATACTTTAGAAGTGAAAAGCTCAAGTTTGACAAAGAGGTAGCGAAATGGGACGACGCTGGCAATGACATCATCGTTCTCGCTAAACACATGTGTATGATAATGATGGAGATGACGGACTTTACTCGTGGTCGAGGTCCTCTAAAGACGACTATGGACGTTATAAATGCGGCAAAAAAGATCTCGGAAGCTGGCACGAAATTGGACAAGTTAACCAGACAAATCGCTGATCAGTGCCCAGAAAGTTCCACCAAGAAGGATCTCCTTGCATACTTGCAACGCATAGCGCTCTATTGCCATCAGATGAATATTACGAGTAAAGTGAAAGCGGATGTACAGAATATTAGTGGCGAGCTGATTGTTTCTGGCCTAGATAGCGCAACCTCCCTGATACAGGCTGCTAAAAACTTGATGAACGCTGTTGTGCTTACCGTCAAGGCTTCCTATGTCGCATCAACGAAATATCCACGACAATCTACAGTAACG TCTCCTATTGTCATATGGAAGATGAAAGCCCCGGAGAAGAAACCATTGGTGCGTCCCGAGAGACCCGAGGAAGTAAGAGCGAAAGTGCGTAAAGGTTCACAGAAGAAAGTGCAAAATCCTATACATGCACTCTCAGAATTTCAGAGCCCTACCGAGAGCGTTTAA